The Marivivens sp. LCG002 genome contains a region encoding:
- a CDS encoding tripartite tricarboxylate transporter TctB family protein: protein MKSDRVFGLVAVLVALAYIASALQIQTSFLSDPVGSKTFPILIASAAIICGVVMIFKPDVEPDWPELNVLASLVFSVIILVGYAYALKPIGFLVPTAIVASILSYQISPKPKFAVLAGCGLSVGLFIVFKYALGLSLVAFPKALMG, encoded by the coding sequence ATGAAAAGCGACCGCGTCTTCGGACTGGTCGCCGTGCTGGTGGCGCTCGCGTATATCGCGAGCGCCCTCCAGATTCAGACCAGCTTCCTGTCTGATCCTGTCGGATCAAAAACCTTTCCGATCCTGATCGCTTCTGCCGCCATCATTTGCGGTGTGGTGATGATTTTCAAACCGGATGTGGAACCGGACTGGCCCGAATTGAACGTCCTCGCCTCGCTGGTGTTTTCGGTCATCATCCTTGTCGGCTATGCCTATGCGCTCAAGCCGATCGGGTTTTTGGTCCCGACCGCCATCGTGGCCTCGATCCTGAGTTATCAGATTTCGCCCAAACCCAAATTCGCCGTTCTTGCGGGCTGCGGACTTTCGGTCGGACTTTTCATCGTCTTCAAGTATGCACTCGGCCTCAGCCTTGTTGCATTCCCCAAAGCCTTGATGGGCTGA
- a CDS encoding tripartite tricarboxylate transporter substrate-binding protein, which translates to MKMTIKALVSSVALTVAASSAFAAECIAPANPGGGWDFTCRQIGKILFDIGQVSEPVQVTNMAGGGGGLAFSHVVNERADDADLIVAASSATTTRLAQNAFGGMTADQVRFVGAIGADPGVIVVAADSPFQSLNDLVAAMQADPSSVAFAGGSAVGGFDHLKVLQVAKASGINEVTKIKYIGVDGGADAITQTVGGFTQGMTGDMSEIVGFIKSGEVRALAVLTEERVPGFEDIPTAREQGVDVVAVNWRGLYVPKNISDDEFNAWADKLAAVAASDEWKQAMTDNGLAPFTKVGGDFQSWVDGVVAETEALSREIGVIQ; encoded by the coding sequence ATGAAAATGACAATCAAGGCGCTCGTTTCGAGCGTTGCTCTCACCGTTGCAGCCAGCTCTGCCTTCGCAGCCGAGTGCATTGCCCCCGCCAACCCCGGTGGTGGCTGGGACTTCACCTGCCGCCAGATCGGCAAAATCCTTTTCGACATCGGCCAAGTGTCCGAGCCGGTTCAGGTGACGAACATGGCTGGCGGCGGCGGCGGTCTTGCGTTCAGCCACGTTGTGAACGAGCGCGCTGACGATGCAGACCTTATTGTTGCGGCCTCTTCGGCAACCACCACCCGTCTTGCCCAGAACGCTTTCGGCGGCATGACCGCTGATCAGGTTCGCTTTGTCGGCGCCATCGGTGCCGATCCGGGCGTAATCGTGGTTGCAGCCGACAGCCCGTTCCAGTCGCTGAACGATCTCGTCGCTGCAATGCAAGCAGATCCGAGTTCGGTCGCCTTTGCCGGCGGTTCGGCCGTGGGCGGTTTCGACCACCTCAAGGTTCTCCAGGTTGCCAAAGCCAGCGGCATCAACGAAGTGACCAAGATCAAATACATCGGTGTTGACGGTGGTGCGGATGCCATCACCCAGACCGTCGGCGGCTTTACCCAAGGCATGACCGGCGACATGTCGGAAATCGTCGGCTTCATCAAATCGGGTGAAGTGCGCGCATTGGCCGTCCTGACCGAAGAGCGCGTTCCGGGCTTCGAGGACATCCCGACTGCGCGTGAACAGGGTGTCGACGTTGTGGCCGTGAACTGGCGCGGTCTCTATGTGCCCAAGAACATCTCGGATGACGAGTTCAACGCTTGGGCGGACAAGCTCGCGGCGGTTGCTGCCTCGGACGAGTGGAAGCAGGCCATGACGGACAACGGTCTTGCGCCCTTCACCAAAGTCGGCGGTGACTTCCAGTCTTGGGTTGACGGCGTTGTTGCCGAAACCGAAGCGCTCAGCCGTGAAATCGGTGTGATCCAGTGA
- a CDS encoding response regulator transcription factor has protein sequence MRFLLVEDNSDLALSVQKRLSLDGHGVDWAASLADAEDHLAAASYDLILLDIMLPDGDGRDFLASHRRAQRDTPVIVMTARSAVSDRVALLDTGADDYVTKPFDFEELEARVRAVLRRRSGVSQTRMTFADLTFDPLGATVSFAHETRELRSRELRLFEVLISAPDRIFSKGQLCDRLFSASEAVTDNAIEVYVGRLRKKLEGSGARIETVRGVGYRLTAA, from the coding sequence GTGAGATTTCTTCTCGTCGAGGATAACAGCGATCTTGCTCTGTCGGTGCAGAAGCGATTGTCGCTCGATGGGCACGGCGTGGATTGGGCCGCATCGCTCGCCGATGCCGAGGATCACCTTGCCGCCGCAAGCTATGATCTCATCTTGCTCGACATCATGCTCCCCGATGGCGATGGTCGCGATTTTCTGGCCTCGCACAGGCGCGCCCAACGGGACACGCCCGTGATCGTGATGACCGCCCGTTCGGCGGTGTCCGATCGGGTCGCTCTCCTCGATACAGGTGCCGATGACTATGTCACAAAGCCCTTTGATTTTGAAGAGTTAGAGGCGCGTGTGCGCGCCGTGCTCCGCCGTCGATCCGGGGTGTCGCAAACCCGTATGACCTTTGCCGATCTGACCTTTGATCCGCTGGGGGCAACGGTCAGTTTCGCACATGAAACCCGAGAGCTCCGAAGCCGCGAATTGCGTCTTTTCGAGGTGCTGATTTCCGCCCCCGACCGCATCTTTTCCAAGGGGCAATTATGTGACCGTCTGTTCTCTGCATCCGAGGCCGTCACCGACAATGCGATCGAGGTTTACGTCGGGCGTCTGCGCAAAAAACTCGAGGGCAGTGGGGCCAGAATCGAGACCGTCAGGGGCGTGGGTTATCGCCTCACCGCTGCATGA